Proteins co-encoded in one Astatotilapia calliptera chromosome 18, fAstCal1.2, whole genome shotgun sequence genomic window:
- the LOC113010324 gene encoding uncharacterized protein LOC113010324 isoform X1 — protein sequence MILLPHLDSFTSADTFNSRQVFVLVCLTVGGWWYNYDYHIFGSGTKLSVTDGNQSTQKRTTQAPRVPANTQQSPTRPAAGPRVHVEGNSSLLCVPPAMFPHLVQLSCKRQKKNGRLEELPPADGEQLELRESGRNTSILLIHQQEKSTYKCTCWVKHEGGTVEARTQQELPAPAASCPPEREPADLPALQPADLSFQSQCRVKLLCLLYTVLIVKSLVYCCGLSLLMMLTNKGASTNCTHAD from the exons ATGATCCTGCTTCCTCATTTGGACTCATTCACCTCAGCTGACACGTTCAACAGCAGACAGGTTTTTGTATTAGTCTGTCTCACTGTGGGAGGATGGTGGTACAACTACGACTACCACATCTTTGGCTCTGGAACTAAACTGTCTGTAACAG ATGGAAATCAGAGCACCCAGAAAAGAACGACACAGGCACCGAGAGttcctgcaaacacacagcagagcCCCACCCGACCAGCAG CAGGACCCAGAGTCCACGTGGAGGGGAACAGCTCCCTGCTGTGTGTGCCCCCAGCCATGTTTCCTCACCTGGTCCAGCTGTCGTgtaaaagacagaagaagaacgGCCGGCTGGAGGAGCTGCCCCCTGCTGATGGAGAGCAGCTGGAGCTCAGAGAGTCGGGACGCAACACCTCCATCTTACTGATCCATCAGCAGGAGAAAAGCACATATAAATGTACCTGCTGGGTGAAGCACGAGGGGGGCACAGTGGAGGCCCGAACACAACAAG agCTTCCAGCTCCAGCAGCCTCCTGTCCTCCAGAGAGAGAGCCAGCAGACCTGCCAGCTCTGCAGCCAGCTGACT TGTCCTTCCAGTCTCAGTGCAGGGTGAAGCTGCTCTGCCTGCTGTACACAGTGCTGATAGTGAAGAGTCTGGTGTACTGCTGTggactctctctgctgatgatgCTCACAAACAAGGGAGCGTCCACCAACTGCACACATGCTGACTGA
- the LOC113010324 gene encoding uncharacterized protein LOC113010324 isoform X2, translating to MILLPHLDSFTSADTFNSRQVFVLVCLTVGGWWYNYDYHIFGSGTKLSVTDGNQSTQKRTTQAPRVPANTQQSPTRPAGPRVHVEGNSSLLCVPPAMFPHLVQLSCKRQKKNGRLEELPPADGEQLELRESGRNTSILLIHQQEKSTYKCTCWVKHEGGTVEARTQQELPAPAASCPPEREPADLPALQPADLSFQSQCRVKLLCLLYTVLIVKSLVYCCGLSLLMMLTNKGASTNCTHAD from the exons ATGATCCTGCTTCCTCATTTGGACTCATTCACCTCAGCTGACACGTTCAACAGCAGACAGGTTTTTGTATTAGTCTGTCTCACTGTGGGAGGATGGTGGTACAACTACGACTACCACATCTTTGGCTCTGGAACTAAACTGTCTGTAACAG ATGGAAATCAGAGCACCCAGAAAAGAACGACACAGGCACCGAGAGttcctgcaaacacacagcagagcCCCACCCGACCAGCAG GACCCAGAGTCCACGTGGAGGGGAACAGCTCCCTGCTGTGTGTGCCCCCAGCCATGTTTCCTCACCTGGTCCAGCTGTCGTgtaaaagacagaagaagaacgGCCGGCTGGAGGAGCTGCCCCCTGCTGATGGAGAGCAGCTGGAGCTCAGAGAGTCGGGACGCAACACCTCCATCTTACTGATCCATCAGCAGGAGAAAAGCACATATAAATGTACCTGCTGGGTGAAGCACGAGGGGGGCACAGTGGAGGCCCGAACACAACAAG agCTTCCAGCTCCAGCAGCCTCCTGTCCTCCAGAGAGAGAGCCAGCAGACCTGCCAGCTCTGCAGCCAGCTGACT TGTCCTTCCAGTCTCAGTGCAGGGTGAAGCTGCTCTGCCTGCTGTACACAGTGCTGATAGTGAAGAGTCTGGTGTACTGCTGTggactctctctgctgatgatgCTCACAAACAAGGGAGCGTCCACCAACTGCACACATGCTGACTGA